A stretch of the Chitinophagales bacterium genome encodes the following:
- a CDS encoding sulfatase-like hydrolase/transferase, translated as MQPKYREFLFFNITSLLYILIAIPYLKYLDFEISCFPFAYLLILNFSHFFAIGYLALILYKILSLVSSGYKYKIILAALISSIIAWILYLDTIVYNLYRMHINIFTLELLLAKGGLNIYYLHKSQYAILIAIFILMFSSLFFLAKKIFTYDMNYCPVPKWLMVALVAMAMLTSHFIHGYSFVYNKTDNLRISSLYPLYFPTQNDEFFSKFRFSKFDSLVHKKPHITKVNEANFVYPREQIVAEKSENKNIILILIDSWRYLAFDSITMPNIFKFSEKCQVFENHFSGSNATRSGLFSLFYGIPGIYWESALNNNTRPVFINLLEEKNYLISTFSSASLMNPPFHRTIFWNVNNIDLTALSDAPHYNDNVITQNYIKHLTQNKKASKIPRFDFIFYDAMHSISHPSDFKGPFQPEWEYAKYEFLTNNTNPDKFYNLYKNSAYYVDSLVGMILKVLEKTNELENSIIILTGDHGQEFNDNKKNYWGHNGNYSRAQLHVPLLIYDKNLTPKKYSHWTFHYDVFPSILIDYFNVKNNLSSFSYGAYLYRKSQRKQILVGSSDDFAIISQDDILKIYYSGMYEFTDMKLNRKLDKIEFESVVKVLDSAQKFYIRY; from the coding sequence ATGCAGCCTAAATATAGAGAATTTTTATTTTTTAATATTACCTCTTTGCTGTATATATTGATAGCTATTCCTTATCTTAAGTATTTAGATTTTGAAATAAGTTGTTTTCCTTTTGCTTATTTATTAATTCTTAATTTTTCTCATTTTTTTGCAATCGGATATTTAGCTCTTATCTTATATAAGATTTTAAGTCTAGTATCAAGTGGCTATAAATACAAAATAATTCTTGCTGCACTAATTTCTTCAATTATAGCTTGGATTTTATATTTAGACACCATTGTTTATAATCTATACCGAATGCATATAAATATTTTTACCCTTGAACTATTGTTAGCTAAGGGTGGACTAAATATATATTATTTGCATAAAAGCCAGTATGCCATTTTAATTGCAATTTTTATTTTAATGTTTAGTAGCTTATTTTTCCTAGCTAAAAAGATTTTTACTTATGACATGAATTATTGCCCTGTTCCAAAGTGGCTTATGGTTGCATTGGTAGCAATGGCAATGTTAACATCGCATTTTATTCATGGATACTCGTTTGTCTATAATAAGACTGATAATCTAAGGATTTCCAGTCTATACCCTTTATATTTTCCTACACAGAATGATGAATTCTTTTCAAAATTTAGATTTTCTAAATTTGATAGTTTGGTTCATAAAAAGCCTCATATAACCAAAGTAAATGAGGCAAACTTTGTTTATCCTCGAGAGCAAATTGTAGCAGAAAAAAGCGAAAACAAAAATATTATACTAATATTGATTGATTCATGGCGATACTTAGCCTTCGACTCTATAACAATGCCAAACATTTTCAAATTTTCAGAAAAATGTCAGGTTTTTGAAAATCATTTTAGTGGCAGTAATGCAACTAGGAGCGGATTATTTTCTTTGTTTTATGGTATTCCCGGCATTTATTGGGAATCAGCATTAAACAATAACACTCGACCCGTTTTCATAAACTTGTTAGAAGAAAAGAATTACCTAATTTCGACTTTCAGTTCTGCTTCATTAATGAACCCACCATTTCATAGAACTATCTTCTGGAATGTAAATAATATAGATTTAACTGCTTTATCTGATGCCCCTCATTACAATGATAACGTCATTACCCAGAATTATATTAAACATTTAACCCAAAATAAAAAAGCTTCGAAGATTCCAAGATTTGACTTTATTTTTTACGATGCCATGCACTCAATTTCTCATCCAAGCGATTTCAAGGGACCTTTTCAACCTGAATGGGAATATGCAAAATATGAATTTCTAACTAATAATACTAATCCTGATAAGTTTTATAACCTTTACAAAAATTCTGCTTATTATGTGGATTCTCTTGTTGGTATGATACTAAAAGTTTTAGAAAAAACGAACGAATTAGAAAATTCTATAATCATTTTAACTGGAGATCATGGACAAGAATTTAATGATAATAAAAAAAATTATTGGGGACACAATGGAAATTACTCTAGAGCGCAGTTGCATGTTCCACTATTAATTTACGACAAGAATTTAACTCCTAAAAAGTACTCCCACTGGACCTTCCACTATGATGTTTTCCCAAGTATACTAATAGATTACTTTAATGTAAAGAACAATTTGAGTAGTTTCAGTTATGGAGCATATTTATATAGGAAGTCCCAAAGAAAACAAATATTGGTAGGCAGTTCTGATGATTTTGCAATTATAAGTCAAGATGACATACTAAAAATTTATTATTCAGGAATGTATGAATTTACTGATATGAAATTAAATAGAAAATTAGACAAAATTGAATTTGAAAGTGTTGTGAAAGTTTTAGATTCAGCTCAGAAATTTTACATCCGTTACTAG
- a CDS encoding response regulator transcription factor, whose translation MATKKHLMLVEDDVNLGNMIYDSLEINDYTVTLYRNGEEAWNNFEKGKYDMLLLDIMMPKRDGISLAREVRKVDPMIPIIFLTAKGLKEDKILGFKVGADDYMTKPFEIDELVARIEAIFRRSQKGVNLEGKTEFVIGKYTFNLNSRTLTFEGVAQKLTTKEAGLLEQLCIQQNGVLTREIALKAVWGSDNYFTGRSMDVYITKIRKYLSKDSNIEIQNIHGEGYKLVVAQN comes from the coding sequence ATGGCTACTAAAAAACATTTAATGCTTGTAGAAGATGATGTAAATCTTGGAAACATGATTTATGATAGTCTTGAAATCAATGATTATACAGTGACTCTATATCGCAATGGAGAAGAGGCATGGAATAATTTCGAAAAAGGAAAGTATGACATGCTTCTATTAGATATTATGATGCCCAAGAGAGATGGTATATCTCTGGCACGTGAAGTCAGAAAAGTAGATCCAATGATTCCTATTATTTTCCTGACAGCCAAAGGCTTGAAAGAAGATAAAATTTTGGGCTTCAAAGTAGGAGCAGATGACTATATGACTAAACCGTTTGAAATTGATGAGTTGGTAGCTCGCATAGAAGCTATCTTTAGACGTTCTCAAAAAGGTGTCAACCTAGAAGGTAAGACCGAGTTCGTTATCGGTAAATATACTTTCAATTTGAATAGTAGAACCTTGACTTTCGAAGGAGTGGCTCAAAAGCTAACAACCAAAGAAGCTGGACTTTTAGAGCAGCTTTGCATTCAGCAAAATGGGGTATTGACCAGAGAAATAGCATTAAAGGCGGTCTGGGGTTCTGATAACTATTTCACTGGAAGAAGTATGGATGTGTATATCACCAAAATAAGAAAGTACTTAAGTAAAGATAGCAATATCGAAATTCAAAATATCCACGGTGAGGGTTACAAATTAGTTGTAGCTCAAAACTAG
- a CDS encoding transglutaminase domain-containing protein, translating into MNWANKIILFFLCIATSIHAQVEDYVKKLEAKYPKENFITTLESKKFKIELKNNSPKVYLESYSETILMNDFLRGADEGSVGYSKFRKLTDVEAWTMTPVKDEYKKVKVAKYETKKELDNAIFHDDHEEKVFNYTELKRGAKRCLKSSYEFELPQMFDYVILMNQSSIEQYDVEVEVDNAITLNFKEYYLENKKFDFEKKVEKNKTIYKWRFKDLPKYKAESGSCDFLYFAPHIRFLISHYIGKNDDTIKVLQTPLDLYKFNYQFIANLKECSNPSYKKTIDSLIAGVSDDEIKAKKIYQWVQKNIKYIAFESGFQGYIPREADDIFTKKFGDCKDMANIIHKSFKYAKLDSVYLTWIGSDKLPYRIEEFPIPGVFNHMIAVWKHKGKNYILDATNSYTKWGLPSSFIQTKQAFIGLSPTAYEIYNIDPVSDEVNQKIITVRAKISGDTLKGSGSVKLTGYLKDYFIGRTDHLKGNDRFQYLKNFVQLGNNKFILQNQKEFNIDEIDSPYLVTFDFAILNYVSKIKDEIFINPYLEKYGSTDDLNDKRISDIKADFHSKQSIDIEIDMPEGYQVKYQPKNEFIEYDELFFTSELHVKEDKIKLYYEFVHDFIILPKSKYKILKDYQNKVLDLLSETISFKKIN; encoded by the coding sequence ATGAACTGGGCGAATAAAATTATTCTATTCTTTCTCTGCATAGCCACGAGCATCCATGCTCAAGTAGAGGACTATGTCAAAAAATTAGAAGCCAAGTATCCAAAGGAGAATTTTATCACTACCTTAGAATCTAAGAAATTCAAAATTGAATTAAAAAACAATAGTCCCAAGGTCTATCTTGAGAGCTACTCTGAAACTATCCTAATGAATGACTTTCTCAGAGGAGCTGATGAAGGCAGTGTAGGTTATTCAAAATTTCGAAAACTGACGGACGTAGAAGCCTGGACCATGACCCCAGTAAAAGATGAGTATAAGAAAGTAAAAGTAGCTAAATATGAAACAAAGAAAGAGCTGGACAATGCTATATTTCATGATGATCACGAAGAGAAAGTTTTTAACTATACCGAATTAAAAAGAGGAGCGAAACGCTGTCTTAAATCTTCTTATGAATTCGAACTACCTCAAATGTTTGACTATGTCATACTGATGAATCAATCCTCTATAGAACAATATGATGTAGAAGTAGAAGTAGATAACGCTATCACTCTGAATTTTAAGGAATACTATCTTGAAAACAAAAAATTTGATTTCGAAAAAAAGGTAGAAAAAAATAAAACTATCTACAAATGGCGATTCAAAGATCTACCAAAGTACAAAGCAGAGAGTGGGTCCTGTGATTTTCTATATTTCGCTCCGCATATACGATTTCTCATATCTCATTATATTGGTAAAAACGATGATACCATAAAAGTCCTGCAGACACCTCTTGATTTATATAAGTTCAATTATCAATTCATAGCTAATCTTAAAGAATGCAGTAACCCGAGTTATAAAAAAACGATAGACTCGCTCATAGCTGGGGTCTCTGATGATGAAATCAAAGCGAAGAAAATTTATCAATGGGTACAAAAAAACATCAAATATATAGCCTTTGAAAGTGGATTTCAGGGCTATATCCCGAGAGAGGCAGACGATATTTTTACCAAGAAATTTGGAGACTGTAAAGACATGGCGAATATTATACATAAATCATTCAAATATGCCAAGCTGGACAGTGTCTATCTCACCTGGATAGGTTCGGACAAGCTTCCATATCGAATAGAAGAATTTCCAATTCCTGGAGTATTTAACCACATGATAGCTGTATGGAAACATAAAGGAAAAAACTACATTTTAGATGCTACCAATTCCTACACAAAATGGGGATTGCCCTCGAGTTTTATCCAGACAAAGCAAGCTTTTATAGGACTAAGCCCTACAGCATATGAAATCTATAATATAGACCCCGTTTCGGATGAAGTCAATCAGAAGATAATTACTGTAAGAGCTAAAATATCAGGAGATACATTGAAAGGCAGTGGCAGTGTAAAACTCACAGGGTATCTGAAAGATTATTTTATAGGACGGACAGATCACCTCAAAGGTAATGATCGATTTCAATATCTCAAAAATTTCGTTCAGTTAGGTAATAATAAATTTATTCTGCAAAATCAAAAAGAATTTAATATTGATGAGATTGATAGCCCATATCTGGTGACTTTTGACTTTGCCATACTCAATTATGTTTCGAAAATTAAGGATGAAATTTTTATAAACCCATATCTAGAAAAATATGGCTCCACAGATGACCTTAACGATAAGAGAATCTCCGATATTAAGGCGGATTTTCATTCTAAGCAGTCTATCGATATAGAAATAGACATGCCCGAAGGCTATCAAGTCAAGTATCAACCGAAAAATGAATTTATAGAATACGACGAATTGTTTTTCACTTCAGAACTTCATGTGAAGGAAGATAAAATAAAATTGTATTATGAGTTCGTTCACGATTTCATCATTCTACCGAAATCAAAATATAAAATACTCAAAGATTACCAAAACAAAGTCTTAGACCTATTATCTGAAACCATTTCCTTTAAAAAAATAAATTAA
- a CDS encoding DUF3857 domain-containing protein, which translates to MTSSHLKTGLLLTFVICSIITQAQRFSYYNYNWKDTVEKFELSEQESKKPVVVVKEKRVTELVVDKAGVITFELKHTIKKVNTDHGIEKSNKVYIYESKRNEIISNKLRVINPNGNIIELTQEDIQEAVDETTKSKYKYYAVKGLEIGSIIEELVVTKSTASMNGKILPIQTSDYKKNVEVEIIYPSFLKFEVKTYNGLAKAIIDDTTFEKKIVHRIVANSIDELEDEKYSNYKANLQYLAYKLIANKAANSHNLNSFNSIAENVYALYNKELDRKSEKALQEYIAKFNFPENATLEDSIKTIEHAIKLDIVYMEDMPTANENLAQVIQSKKATEQDLTILYTNIFKVYGIKANPVITNNRFNYPFDHKFENVNQLEALLFYFPDSKKFICPASQSSRYPNFPYAYGSNYGLLIKTQDIGGTELVVKEMKKIEIPSNYGKDSLDITYDFTESMSQPKTKIVSTLYGHDAESFQFAFSFADDKQKKEMLESYIKNYCGETDLEYVHENGGKENLGQKPFIVSTEFTSNKLLEKNGENIILKLGESIGPQSELYQEKERVLPIEMPFPHTYKRHFKVIIPAEYEFNNLEALQMNHELKEGDKVSSAFYSSYKLEGNVLYIDVIEFYSKTNYPKSDYPAFKNVINAAADFNKIKIILTKKG; encoded by the coding sequence ATGACCTCTTCTCATCTGAAAACAGGGCTTTTGTTGACTTTTGTGATCTGTTCTATCATCACACAAGCTCAAAGATTTTCTTACTATAACTACAACTGGAAGGATACAGTTGAAAAATTTGAATTAAGCGAACAAGAATCCAAAAAACCAGTAGTGGTGGTTAAGGAAAAGCGTGTGACTGAGTTAGTGGTTGATAAAGCTGGAGTAATCACCTTCGAACTTAAACACACTATAAAAAAGGTCAATACAGATCATGGTATTGAAAAGAGCAATAAAGTTTATATATATGAAAGTAAGCGCAATGAGATTATTAGCAATAAACTTCGAGTGATAAATCCAAATGGAAACATCATAGAACTGACTCAGGAGGATATCCAAGAAGCTGTAGATGAAACTACGAAATCAAAATATAAATACTATGCCGTGAAAGGTCTAGAAATAGGGAGTATCATAGAGGAACTCGTCGTTACGAAATCGACAGCTAGTATGAATGGAAAAATACTACCTATTCAGACGAGTGACTATAAGAAAAATGTAGAAGTAGAAATCATTTATCCATCATTTTTAAAGTTTGAAGTCAAAACTTACAATGGATTAGCGAAAGCCATCATAGATGATACGACCTTTGAGAAAAAAATCGTTCACAGAATAGTAGCAAATTCGATCGACGAATTAGAAGATGAAAAATATAGCAACTATAAAGCTAACTTACAATACCTAGCCTATAAACTCATAGCTAATAAAGCTGCGAATAGTCATAATCTCAATAGCTTTAATTCCATAGCGGAAAATGTCTATGCCTTATACAACAAAGAATTAGATAGAAAGTCAGAAAAAGCGCTACAGGAATATATCGCTAAGTTTAATTTTCCTGAAAATGCTACCTTGGAAGATTCTATCAAAACTATCGAACATGCTATAAAACTAGATATCGTCTACATGGAGGATATGCCTACCGCCAATGAAAATTTAGCTCAGGTCATACAGTCTAAAAAAGCCACCGAGCAGGACCTTACCATCTTATATACCAATATATTTAAAGTATATGGCATCAAAGCAAATCCAGTCATCACCAATAATAGATTTAACTATCCATTTGATCACAAATTTGAAAATGTCAATCAACTCGAAGCACTTTTATTCTATTTTCCAGATAGTAAAAAATTTATTTGTCCTGCTTCACAATCCTCGCGCTATCCCAATTTTCCTTATGCATACGGATCGAACTATGGTTTGCTTATCAAAACCCAAGACATAGGCGGTACGGAGCTCGTAGTCAAGGAAATGAAAAAAATAGAAATCCCATCGAATTATGGCAAAGACTCATTAGATATAACCTATGACTTTACAGAATCTATGAGTCAACCTAAAACGAAAATAGTATCCACACTCTATGGACATGATGCCGAAAGTTTTCAGTTTGCATTTAGTTTCGCAGATGATAAGCAGAAAAAGGAAATGCTAGAGTCTTATATAAAAAATTATTGTGGAGAGACCGATCTCGAGTATGTGCATGAAAATGGAGGTAAAGAAAACTTAGGACAAAAACCCTTTATCGTTTCTACCGAATTTACAAGTAATAAACTCTTAGAAAAAAATGGAGAAAACATTATTTTAAAATTAGGCGAATCCATAGGTCCACAGTCAGAGCTTTATCAGGAAAAAGAAAGAGTATTGCCTATAGAAATGCCTTTCCCGCATACCTATAAGAGGCATTTCAAAGTCATCATACCAGCAGAATATGAGTTTAATAATCTAGAAGCGCTTCAAATGAACCATGAGCTCAAAGAAGGAGATAAGGTTTCCTCAGCATTCTATTCTAGCTATAAGCTCGAAGGAAATGTTCTCTATATCGATGTCATAGAGTTTTATTCTAAAACAAACTATCCCAAATCGGACTATCCTGCTTTTAAAAATGTAATTAACGCCGCAGCCGATTTCAATAAGATTAAGATTATACTAACTAAAAAGGGTTAG
- a CDS encoding ASCH domain-containing protein: MKVVLSIKPEFAFKIFDGTKKFEFRKSIFKDPRVKSVIVYASSPVQQVIGEFQIEHIHNHDLDTLWEMTQEHSGISEDFYYQYFADKEMGFAIEVKKPRKYRTPKCLREDFNLLPPQSFAYWTDK, translated from the coding sequence ATGAAAGTAGTATTATCAATAAAGCCAGAGTTCGCTTTTAAAATATTTGACGGAACAAAAAAATTTGAGTTCCGAAAATCAATTTTTAAGGACCCCAGAGTTAAATCGGTTATTGTTTACGCTTCTTCACCAGTTCAACAAGTAATTGGAGAATTTCAAATTGAGCACATCCATAATCACGACCTTGACACACTTTGGGAAATGACACAAGAACATTCAGGCATAAGTGAAGATTTTTATTATCAATATTTTGCCGACAAAGAAATGGGATTTGCAATTGAAGTTAAAAAACCAAGAAAATACCGAACGCCAAAATGTTTAAGAGAAGACTTTAATCTATTACCTCCTCAATCTTTTGCATATTGGACAGACAAATAG